Proteins encoded within one genomic window of Humulus lupulus chromosome 1, drHumLupu1.1, whole genome shotgun sequence:
- the LOC133811472 gene encoding methyl jasmonate esterase 1-like: MKRVPILFVFSIIASLLALSSSNVNATTKHSHFVLVHGAGHGAWCWYKVTTLLQSTGHNVTTIDLTASGIDLSRVSQVNGSVINYAKPLMNFMASLPATAANKVVLVGHSLGGLIISLAMESFPHKISAAVFVTAAMPGPTLNYLNISQEMTRTTGSLMDSKSIFENGPNNPPTALSFGPNFMATKIYQLSPPQDLVLALSLVRVFPLFNEELVKQQVKFTKERYGSVNRVFIVCDQDLTAVESFQRWMIERNPPHELKIINGTDHMVMITRPLKLFTHLGEIAEKYSSN, translated from the exons ATGAAGCGTGTTCCAATATTGTTCGTTTTTTCTATTATTGCAAGTCTTTTAGCGTTGTCATCATCAAACGTTAATGCAACGACCAAACATAGTCATTTTGTACTGGTACATGGGGCTGGTCATGGAGCTTGGTGTTGGTACAAGGTGACTACTCTCTTACAATCTACAGGTCATAATGTTACAACTATAGATCTCACGGCCTCTGGAATCGATCTCAGCAGAGTTAGCCAAGTCAACGGTTCAGTAATTAACTACGCTAAGCCTTTGATGAATTTCATGGCGTCACTTCCAGCCACAGCGGCTAATAAAGTTGTTCTGGTCGGCCATAGTTTAGGTGGTCTCATTATATCTCTTGCCATGGAAAGCTTTCCTCATAAAATTTCAGCTGCAGTATTTGTCACCGCTGCTATGCCTGGTCCTACTCTCAACTATCTCAATATATCTCAAGag aTGACTAGAACTACAGGTTCTTTAATGGATTCAAAAAGCATATTTGAGAATGGTCCTAATAACCCTCCAACAGCTTTAAGTTTTGGGCCAAATTTTATGGCAACAAAGATATACCAGCTTTCACCACCCCAG GATTTGGTTCTTGCTCTGTCATTGGTGAGAGTTTTCCCTTTGTTTAATGAAGAGTTGGTGAAGCAACAAGTAAAATTTACTAAGGAAAGGTATGGATCAGTTAATAGAGTTTTTATAGTGTGTGACCAAGACTTAACAGCTGTGGAGAGTTTCCAAAGGTGGATGATTGAGAGGAACCCACCTCATGAACTCAAAATCATTAATGGGACTGATCATATGGTTATGATTACTAGACCACTAAAGCTCTTTACTCACCTTGGGGAGATAGCAGAAAAATATTCTTCAAATTAa